The following are from one region of the Thermoproteus uzoniensis 768-20 genome:
- a CDS encoding beta-propeller domain-containing protein, translating to MKPYILLGIALAAAVALVAVFSPPTQTATVPSIAPTPHVVYVNLTEVASVFSSAYVFGQTPLATPFVSVTQAQATSAAGVYSQTNVQVEGIDEGDFVKTDGRWIYICTGGALYLVSPDLKIAGSYAVGGPCQLLVYGGNVLAIWQEGGYTHISLLSAGLRQISSFSVEGTPLGARLEGGYAYVVVSAPLTPHYYVNGSLLDVLPMFAASEPAGEVAVVAVDMSSGSINYSAFAAGEIYRIYMYGHKLYLFQGPDKLGVLASAVEARKGLLPPDVRDELERYIAEGDYVGLYKALRSLDASALEALSGFSAQANTTVYALEVDGLSIRLAGVGQIPGVLTDQFAVARLGGYLVAAATEAVAKVLMVPVFCPMIVMPNSAIYVNGREWGVVEGGRPTCPPPILTVEVVPTGGASLYVLGPSLEPVANVSGLAPGEAVRAGRLVGRVYYVVTYRAVDPLFAVDLSDPTRPRVLGYLKAPGFTGYLHPVAPGLLLGVGSNGRGGLQILLYNVSDPASPYIASNVTVTNAYSPALGDYHAFLYRDGLAFLPVDGAKPFLLVLSVTGGRLDVRAVVVADAPILRVLYIGDVYYLVEFGKIAAYNSSFVKTGELSLNS from the coding sequence ATGAAGCCGTACATACTTCTGGGAATTGCCCTTGCGGCGGCCGTCGCGCTCGTCGCCGTCTTCTCCCCGCCGACTCAGACGGCCACCGTGCCGTCCATCGCGCCGACCCCCCACGTAGTCTACGTCAACTTGACCGAGGTCGCATCTGTATTCAGCTCCGCATATGTGTTCGGCCAGACGCCCTTGGCGACCCCCTTCGTGTCGGTTACCCAGGCCCAAGCCACGTCGGCGGCTGGCGTGTATTCGCAAACCAACGTCCAGGTGGAGGGCATAGACGAGGGCGACTTCGTCAAGACCGACGGGCGCTGGATATACATATGCACGGGTGGCGCCCTCTACCTCGTCTCGCCCGATCTCAAGATCGCGGGGAGCTACGCCGTCGGGGGCCCGTGCCAGCTCTTGGTCTACGGCGGCAACGTGCTCGCCATATGGCAGGAAGGGGGATATACCCACATCTCCCTGCTCTCTGCGGGGCTTAGGCAGATCTCGAGCTTCAGCGTAGAGGGGACGCCTCTAGGCGCCAGGCTGGAGGGAGGCTACGCCTACGTGGTGGTCTCCGCCCCCCTCACGCCGCACTACTACGTCAACGGCTCCCTCCTCGACGTCTTGCCCATGTTCGCCGCGTCTGAGCCGGCCGGCGAGGTCGCCGTCGTGGCCGTCGACATGTCGAGCGGCAGCATCAACTACTCGGCGTTCGCCGCGGGCGAGATCTACCGCATATACATGTACGGACATAAGCTCTACCTCTTCCAAGGCCCCGACAAGTTGGGCGTCTTGGCCTCGGCCGTGGAGGCCAGGAAGGGCCTCCTGCCGCCGGACGTCCGGGACGAGCTGGAGAGGTATATCGCGGAGGGCGACTACGTAGGCCTCTACAAGGCCTTGAGGTCCCTCGACGCCTCGGCCTTAGAGGCCCTTTCCGGCTTCTCGGCGCAGGCCAACACGACGGTATACGCCCTAGAGGTCGACGGCCTCTCGATACGCCTCGCCGGCGTCGGCCAAATACCCGGCGTCTTGACGGACCAATTCGCCGTGGCGCGGCTGGGCGGATACCTCGTGGCAGCCGCGACCGAGGCAGTCGCGAAGGTCTTGATGGTGCCGGTGTTCTGCCCCATGATAGTTATGCCCAACTCGGCCATATACGTCAACGGCCGCGAGTGGGGCGTCGTCGAGGGCGGGCGGCCGACGTGCCCGCCGCCGATCTTGACGGTGGAGGTCGTGCCGACGGGAGGCGCGTCGCTCTACGTCTTGGGCCCCTCGCTGGAGCCCGTCGCCAACGTCTCGGGGCTGGCTCCCGGCGAGGCTGTGCGCGCCGGGAGGCTCGTGGGCCGGGTCTACTACGTGGTGACGTACCGCGCCGTGGATCCCCTCTTCGCAGTGGATCTCTCGGACCCGACGAGGCCCCGCGTGCTCGGCTACCTGAAGGCGCCCGGCTTCACCGGCTACCTCCACCCAGTGGCCCCCGGCCTCCTTCTCGGCGTCGGCTCCAACGGCAGGGGCGGCCTCCAGATACTGCTCTACAACGTGTCGGATCCCGCCTCGCCGTATATAGCCTCGAACGTGACGGTGACTAACGCGTACAGCCCAGCCCTCGGCGACTATCACGCATTCCTCTACAGAGACGGCTTGGCCTTCCTGCCCGTGGATGGGGCAAAGCCGTTCTTGTTGGTCCTATCCGTTACGGGAGGGCGGCTGGACGTAAGGGCTGTGGTGGTCGCAGATGCGCCGATTCTCAGAGTCTTGTACATAGGAGACGTCTACTACCTTGTGGAGTTCGGGAAGATCGCCGCCTACAACTCCAGCTTCGTAAAGACGGGGGAGTTAAGCCTAAATAGCTGA
- a CDS encoding PaREP1 family protein, with protein sequence MDLESEVMRALKVIYLKRGICVQSGAAVKELIEDAEAFARAAEGEFSEAVGKGDRILIRDAAEKAWNAVVQATNALILALAGKMPMSHYERRVLLRELEKRYPVVKDLGLRDRYMARYKILHGETFYEGIVDIEELKVELEKVRQYVEDVKRVVGAHTAGN encoded by the coding sequence ATGGATCTGGAGAGCGAGGTGATGAGGGCGCTTAAGGTTATATACCTGAAGCGGGGGATTTGCGTGCAGTCGGGAGCCGCGGTCAAGGAACTAATTGAAGACGCCGAGGCGTTCGCCCGAGCCGCAGAGGGGGAGTTCAGCGAGGCGGTGGGTAAAGGGGACAGGATCTTGATAAGAGACGCCGCCGAGAAGGCGTGGAACGCGGTTGTGCAGGCCACAAATGCGTTGATATTGGCGCTCGCGGGGAAGATGCCGATGAGCCACTACGAGAGGAGGGTGTTGTTGAGAGAGTTAGAGAAGAGATACCCCGTGGTTAAGGACCTAGGCTTAAGAGACAGATACATGGCTAGATATAAAATCTTGCACGGAGAGACTTTTTACGAAGGCATAGTAGATATCGAGGAGCTCAAAGTAGAGCTAGAAAAAGTCCGCCAATATGTAGAAGATGTGAAGAGGGTGGTGGGCGCCCACACGGCCGGCAACTAG
- a CDS encoding TldD/PmbA family protein, protein MEELMSRAVDYGLSLGAKYVEVRWQLDQGRWAGYRNGQFEFSGSAKASGFAVRAVAGGGLGFAATPKAAAEDLLTAVERAVKLAKAAGAMRRRPVELSEERLAVVRYELPPIEIDLEGYLAELDAKADKRVSVRRFVGGVWTTEKWVVTSDGANAYSKVPRVFVFGLLIGHEPSKGSLQRDVSAGGTSAKSLEGFDEFVAEESRKVVELLDKARAAPPGRYDLVFSPEMAGIFVHESVGHPFELDRIFGREGAEAGESYVKPQNLAVEVGSGFVNVVDDPTIPGTYGFYLVDEEGVPARPKWLVRGGKAAEFITNRQYAAIVGVHSNAGARASAFDREPIPRMSNTYLVPGDWKPEEIIRDTKRGIYVASYTEWNIDDVRQAGRYGFFEAYMIENGELKEPVRGFLEVDTKELWSNVDAVGKDFKLYVGTCGKGNPPQGVPVTMGGPTFRSRNLLVLP, encoded by the coding sequence ATGGAGGAGCTGATGTCGAGGGCCGTCGACTACGGCCTATCTCTCGGCGCCAAGTACGTCGAGGTGAGGTGGCAGTTGGATCAGGGGAGGTGGGCCGGCTACCGCAACGGCCAGTTCGAGTTCTCGGGCTCCGCAAAGGCCTCCGGGTTCGCCGTGAGGGCAGTCGCCGGCGGCGGGCTCGGCTTCGCCGCCACGCCTAAGGCCGCCGCCGAGGATTTGCTGACGGCCGTCGAGAGGGCCGTCAAATTGGCCAAGGCGGCCGGCGCCATGAGGAGGAGGCCGGTCGAGCTCTCGGAGGAGAGGCTCGCCGTAGTTAGGTACGAGCTCCCGCCGATAGAGATCGACCTGGAGGGCTATCTGGCGGAGCTGGACGCCAAGGCCGACAAGAGGGTCTCCGTCAGGCGTTTCGTGGGCGGGGTCTGGACCACCGAGAAGTGGGTCGTCACGAGCGACGGCGCCAACGCCTACAGCAAGGTGCCCAGAGTCTTCGTCTTCGGGCTGTTGATAGGCCACGAGCCGTCCAAGGGGAGCCTCCAGAGAGACGTCTCCGCAGGGGGGACGTCGGCCAAGTCGCTGGAGGGGTTCGACGAGTTCGTGGCGGAGGAGTCCAGGAAGGTGGTTGAGCTGTTGGACAAGGCGAGGGCCGCGCCGCCGGGCAGATACGACTTGGTGTTCTCCCCCGAGATGGCCGGCATATTCGTCCACGAGTCGGTGGGTCACCCCTTCGAGCTCGACAGAATATTCGGCAGGGAGGGCGCAGAGGCCGGCGAGTCCTACGTCAAGCCCCAGAACCTCGCCGTCGAGGTCGGGAGCGGCTTTGTGAACGTTGTGGACGACCCAACGATACCCGGCACCTACGGGTTCTACCTCGTCGACGAGGAGGGAGTGCCCGCGAGGCCTAAGTGGCTCGTGCGAGGCGGCAAGGCCGCCGAGTTCATCACCAACAGACAGTACGCGGCCATCGTGGGGGTCCACAGCAACGCGGGGGCCAGGGCGTCTGCCTTCGACCGGGAGCCCATACCTAGGATGAGCAACACGTATCTGGTCCCCGGGGATTGGAAGCCCGAGGAGATAATAAGGGACACCAAGAGGGGGATATACGTGGCGTCCTACACCGAGTGGAACATCGACGACGTGAGGCAGGCGGGGAGGTACGGCTTCTTCGAGGCCTACATGATCGAGAACGGCGAGTTGAAGGAGCCCGTGAGGGGCTTCCTGGAGGTAGACACGAAGGAGCTCTGGAGCAACGTGGACGCCGTCGGGAAGGACTTCAAGCTCTACGTCGGCACGTGCGGCAAGGGCAACCCGCCCCAGGGAGTGCCCGTCACCATGGGCGGCCCGACTTTCAGAAGCAGAAACCTCCTGGTGTTGCCATGA
- a CDS encoding TldD/PmbA family protein, producing the protein MLRLVERLVDEAALVKVGAEHYMVRFANDEITAFKTWTAEEVSLYLAKDGRTTSVSFTGEPDLKALDEALKKLPKLPQDPLYVRLRANPPAPREEREEDFEKLADAVAEAIAGATGAERNAGAALLTYVRFEYEDTYGKSGRYAANRAYLTIRSFRGDLSATAATAARRIQELRPREAGAANAELLELAKGLPVRDVEPGRYRLLLSPLVFGHLMGEVASMWLTGLNVISGSSRYGPNDVGSAAASERLTLADVTADEGVYGFAPLDYEGNAAKRVELIRRGVLAGFLHNNKTAAKLGVETTGHALRGWFAPAPGHISVAPGDGARDLQGLLAELGDGYYLHNNWYTRYQNIKTGQFSTVGRDVALAVKGGRPVAVVRRMRIADTLEAVMKGIEALSSSAAQVYWWDMPVPATVPYALVADVGVVK; encoded by the coding sequence ATGCTCAGGCTGGTCGAGAGGCTGGTCGACGAGGCGGCCCTCGTCAAGGTTGGGGCCGAACACTATATGGTGAGGTTCGCCAACGACGAGATCACGGCCTTCAAGACATGGACCGCCGAGGAGGTCAGCCTCTATCTAGCCAAGGACGGGCGGACCACCTCGGTATCCTTCACGGGGGAGCCGGACCTCAAGGCGCTGGACGAGGCCCTCAAGAAGCTCCCCAAGTTGCCCCAGGACCCGCTGTACGTGAGGCTGAGGGCCAACCCGCCGGCGCCTAGAGAGGAGAGGGAGGAGGACTTCGAGAAGCTCGCCGACGCCGTCGCTGAGGCGATAGCCGGGGCTACAGGCGCCGAGAGGAATGCCGGGGCCGCCTTGCTGACCTACGTGAGATTCGAGTACGAGGATACCTACGGCAAGTCGGGCAGATACGCGGCGAACAGAGCCTATCTGACCATAAGGAGCTTCAGGGGAGATCTCTCCGCCACGGCCGCCACGGCGGCTAGGAGGATACAGGAGCTGAGGCCGAGGGAGGCCGGCGCCGCAAACGCCGAGTTGCTCGAGCTCGCCAAGGGGTTGCCGGTACGGGACGTTGAGCCCGGCCGGTACAGGCTGTTGCTCTCACCCCTAGTGTTCGGCCACTTGATGGGGGAGGTGGCCTCCATGTGGCTGACGGGGCTAAACGTGATATCCGGCTCCTCGCGCTACGGCCCGAACGACGTGGGCTCGGCGGCGGCCTCCGAGAGGCTGACCCTCGCAGACGTGACGGCGGACGAGGGCGTGTACGGGTTCGCGCCCCTCGACTACGAAGGCAACGCGGCCAAACGCGTCGAGCTGATAAGGCGCGGCGTCTTGGCCGGCTTCCTCCACAACAACAAGACCGCGGCCAAGCTGGGCGTCGAGACCACCGGACACGCGTTGAGGGGCTGGTTCGCGCCGGCGCCCGGCCACATATCGGTTGCGCCGGGCGATGGGGCGAGGGATCTGCAGGGCCTTCTGGCGGAGCTCGGCGACGGCTACTACCTCCACAACAACTGGTACACGCGCTACCAGAACATCAAGACGGGCCAGTTCTCGACCGTCGGGAGGGACGTAGCGCTGGCGGTGAAGGGAGGGAGGCCAGTCGCCGTCGTGAGGCGCATGAGGATCGCCGACACGTTGGAGGCTGTCATGAAGGGCATCGAGGCGCTGTCCTCGAGCGCGGCCCAAGTCTATTGGTGGGATATGCCGGTCCCCGCGACGGTCCCGTACGCGCTGGTCGCCGACGTCGGCGTGGTCAAGTAG
- a CDS encoding TrpB-like pyridoxal phosphate-dependent enzyme — protein MPEKLRVDLPPEEVPQYWYNILADLPEPLPPPQDPDNGKRLELLKQVVPSEPLRLEFSTERYIKIPEEVRERYLQVGRPTPLIRAKRLEEYLDAPVKIYLKMEGYTYTGSHKINSALAWVHYALRDGAKFVTTETGAGQWGSAVALAAALFKTKAHVFMVKASYYAKPLRRYLMQMYGAEVHPSPSELTEYGRRLLRENPDHPGSLGVAITEAAEYALRHGGKYVVGSVINADILFKTVAGLEAKKQLELIGEEPDVFIGVVGGGSNWGGAFYPFIGDELRAGKVRRRYIAVGALEVPKVTKGVYKYDDPDSGRLLPQLKMYTIGADFVPPPIYAGGLRYHGVAPTLSYLMYKGWVEGRDYDQETVFRMAQIFAQLEGYVPAPETAHVLPAIKEVADEAKRTGERKVILVSFSGHGLLDLANFADVLGFAKGQ, from the coding sequence ATGCCGGAGAAGTTGAGGGTGGATCTACCTCCCGAGGAGGTGCCCCAATACTGGTACAACATACTCGCCGACTTGCCCGAGCCGCTCCCGCCGCCTCAAGACCCCGACAACGGCAAGAGGCTGGAGCTCTTGAAACAGGTCGTGCCCTCCGAGCCCTTGAGGCTGGAGTTCTCGACCGAGAGGTATATCAAGATCCCCGAAGAGGTCAGGGAGAGGTACTTACAGGTGGGCAGACCCACGCCCCTCATAAGGGCCAAGAGGCTTGAGGAGTACCTCGACGCCCCCGTCAAGATATACCTCAAGATGGAGGGCTACACGTACACGGGGAGCCACAAGATCAACTCTGCCCTCGCCTGGGTCCACTACGCGTTGAGGGACGGGGCGAAGTTCGTCACCACCGAGACCGGCGCGGGGCAGTGGGGATCCGCCGTGGCTCTCGCCGCCGCCCTCTTCAAGACCAAGGCCCACGTCTTCATGGTCAAGGCGTCCTACTACGCCAAGCCGTTGAGGAGGTACTTAATGCAGATGTACGGCGCCGAGGTCCATCCAAGCCCCAGCGAGCTCACGGAATACGGCAGGAGGCTGCTCAGGGAGAACCCCGACCACCCGGGCTCGCTCGGAGTCGCCATAACCGAGGCCGCTGAGTACGCCTTGAGGCACGGAGGGAAGTACGTCGTCGGCAGCGTGATAAACGCCGACATACTCTTCAAGACGGTGGCCGGCCTCGAGGCCAAGAAACAGCTCGAGCTAATCGGCGAGGAGCCCGACGTGTTCATAGGAGTAGTCGGCGGGGGGTCCAACTGGGGAGGCGCCTTCTATCCCTTCATAGGCGACGAGCTGAGGGCGGGGAAGGTCAGGAGGAGGTATATAGCTGTGGGGGCCCTCGAGGTGCCCAAGGTGACCAAGGGGGTCTACAAATACGACGACCCCGACTCCGGCCGTCTACTGCCCCAGCTCAAGATGTACACCATAGGCGCCGACTTCGTGCCCCCGCCCATATACGCCGGAGGGCTGAGGTACCACGGCGTCGCGCCCACTCTGTCGTACTTGATGTACAAGGGGTGGGTCGAGGGCAGGGACTACGACCAGGAGACCGTCTTCAGAATGGCCCAGATATTCGCCCAGCTGGAGGGCTACGTCCCGGCGCCCGAGACGGCCCACGTCCTGCCGGCCATAAAGGAGGTAGCCGACGAGGCCAAGAGGACGGGGGAGAGGAAAGTCATACTCGTCAGCTTCAGCGGACACGGCCTTCTGGACCTCGCCAACTTCGCCGACGTGCTGGGCTTCGCGAAGGGGCAGTGA
- a CDS encoding helix-turn-helix domain-containing protein has product MTSLDVPLKPVGREEIRRLESALLVMALLDREALEAMKNPAERVTWVDSLYTAAAALARERAGVPVSRIAEELGVTEATVRRHLRGETKAGQLVAKVYERLAREGFKPELPPELGGVPDCAGQVEELRSKLERVKKALGEILGLLRP; this is encoded by the coding sequence ATGACGTCGCTCGACGTGCCCCTCAAGCCCGTAGGGAGAGAGGAGATACGCAGGCTGGAGTCGGCGCTCCTCGTCATGGCTCTACTCGACAGAGAGGCTCTGGAGGCCATGAAGAACCCGGCGGAGCGCGTCACCTGGGTGGACTCGTTGTACACCGCGGCGGCGGCCCTCGCCAGGGAGAGGGCGGGCGTGCCCGTCTCCAGAATCGCCGAGGAGCTCGGCGTCACTGAGGCGACGGTCAGACGGCATTTGAGAGGCGAGACCAAGGCCGGCCAGCTGGTGGCCAAAGTCTACGAGAGGCTGGCTAGGGAGGGATTCAAGCCGGAGCTCCCGCCCGAGCTCGGCGGAGTTCCCGACTGCGCGGGACAGGTGGAGGAGCTTAGGTCTAAGCTGGAGAGGGTCAAGAAGGCGTTGGGCGAGATATTGGGCTTGCTGAGGCCCTAG
- a CDS encoding KaiC domain-containing protein, with the protein MAVPRVRTYVPGLDEILYGGVPERSIVLLSGGPGTGKSILGKQFLFNGLKRGEPGVFVALEEHPVAVRRSFKHFGWDVSQYEREGKFAVVDAFTGGVGAAAQRERYVVKQVDDVHELGDVLRQAIKDLGARRVVVDSVSTLYLTKPATARGTIMALKRVIAGLGSTAFFVSQVSVGERGFGGPGVEHAVDGIIRLDLDEVDGKLYRSVIVWKMRDTKHSMVRHPMDIKDSGIEIYWDKYIRLAGAAVKIESLPKEEVDAMRKAVEEAEGPAKRIEVEEEE; encoded by the coding sequence GTGGCGGTGCCTAGGGTTAGGACCTACGTGCCGGGCCTCGACGAGATCCTCTACGGCGGGGTGCCCGAGAGGAGCATCGTCCTGCTCAGCGGAGGGCCCGGCACCGGGAAGTCGATATTGGGGAAGCAGTTCCTCTTCAACGGCCTCAAGAGGGGCGAGCCCGGCGTGTTCGTGGCGTTGGAGGAGCACCCGGTCGCCGTGCGCCGTAGCTTTAAGCACTTCGGCTGGGACGTCTCGCAGTACGAGCGGGAGGGGAAGTTCGCCGTGGTGGACGCCTTCACCGGCGGCGTGGGCGCGGCGGCCCAGCGCGAGAGGTACGTGGTCAAGCAGGTGGACGACGTGCACGAGCTGGGCGACGTCTTGAGGCAGGCCATAAAGGACCTCGGCGCTAGGCGCGTCGTGGTCGACTCGGTCTCGACGCTGTATCTGACCAAGCCCGCAACGGCGAGAGGCACCATAATGGCGCTGAAGAGAGTCATCGCAGGTCTCGGCTCCACGGCGTTTTTCGTGTCGCAAGTGTCGGTGGGCGAGAGGGGCTTCGGAGGGCCCGGCGTGGAGCACGCCGTCGATGGAATTATAAGGCTGGACCTCGACGAGGTTGACGGGAAGCTGTACCGCTCCGTCATAGTCTGGAAGATGCGCGACACCAAGCACTCCATGGTGCGCCACCCCATGGACATAAAGGACAGCGGGATCGAGATCTATTGGGATAAATACATAAGGCTGGCGGGCGCCGCGGTCAAGATAGAGAGCCTCCCCAAGGAGGAGGTAGACGCCATGAGGAAGGCCGTCGAGGAGGCCGAGGGGCCGGCCAAGAGGATAGAGGTGGAGGAGGAAGAATGA
- a CDS encoding PaREP1 family protein produces the protein MELSKPWRDPGGYRRGRLLEAKYEAELALRFLEQGLYRNAAGKAFQAWKAFLAAVAVDHVGLLAERFRGTRTTREGRRVRLADFIAAFMPTGYMLAAAAVLEEASGLKLADLTNVALNLHEFQYNGLDKSGTFSRYPSLELVEADVKRLANAVLELVSKLEG, from the coding sequence TTGGAGCTCTCGAAGCCTTGGAGGGATCCCGGCGGGTATAGGAGGGGGAGACTTCTGGAGGCCAAATACGAGGCCGAGCTCGCCTTGAGGTTCTTGGAGCAAGGCCTATACAGAAACGCGGCGGGCAAGGCCTTTCAGGCTTGGAAGGCGTTTCTGGCGGCCGTCGCTGTGGATCACGTCGGCCTTCTCGCGGAGCGGTTCAGGGGCACGAGGACGACTAGAGAGGGCAGAAGGGTGCGGCTCGCCGACTTCATAGCGGCTTTCATGCCGACGGGCTACATGCTCGCGGCCGCCGCCGTCTTGGAGGAGGCGTCTGGGCTGAAGCTGGCCGACCTCACCAACGTCGCGCTGAACCTCCACGAGTTCCAATACAACGGGCTGGACAAGTCCGGCACCTTCAGCAGATACCCCTCCCTCGAGCTCGTCGAGGCCGACGTCAAGAGGCTGGCAAACGCCGTGCTTGAGCTAGTGTCGAAGCTAGAGGGATAG
- the gapN gene encoding NADP-dependent glyceraldehyde-3-phosphate dehydrogenase produces the protein MVELKLKHFGEAGPGGLPRFKAPVAGRWVEGVWVPVKSPIDLSPYVEVARPSGEAVEEALRAAYERGRWAVRDMPGERRLAVFNKMADLLERYRDDFVEALVVGNGKTRPAANGEVSASIERLRRADLDVRKLYGEYVPGDWSSESLEAEAIVKREPLGVVLAITPFNYPLFDVVNKFVYSAVAGNAVLVKPASSTPLPALMFAKVAEEAGFPMEAFSVLPIPGKAAEELAKDRRIAVISLTGSTETGERLMRAAGIKSYIMELGGGDPAIVLDDADPAFAADRIATGIISYAGQRCDSIKLILAEPKIYGELKDRLAERLNAVKVGDPRDPDVQMGPLIDVETAEEFERAVKDAVEKGGVVLAGGRRRDNYIWPTLIEAPAERLRDMYLYNHEVFAAVALIAEVRDVDHAIALANGRRYGLDAAIFGNDIVKIRKAIRLLEVGNIYVNDYPRHGIGYFPFGGRKDSGIGREGIGYPIEYVTAYKTVVYNYRGRGVWEYL, from the coding sequence ATGGTCGAGCTCAAGTTAAAGCACTTCGGCGAGGCCGGGCCGGGAGGCCTCCCGAGATTTAAGGCGCCTGTGGCCGGCAGATGGGTCGAGGGCGTCTGGGTCCCCGTCAAGTCGCCGATAGACCTCTCCCCCTACGTCGAGGTGGCGAGGCCCTCCGGCGAGGCCGTCGAGGAGGCCCTGCGCGCGGCCTACGAGAGGGGGCGTTGGGCCGTCAGAGATATGCCGGGCGAGAGGAGGCTCGCCGTCTTCAACAAAATGGCCGACCTCCTGGAGCGGTATCGGGACGACTTTGTCGAGGCGCTGGTGGTGGGGAACGGGAAGACGCGGCCGGCGGCCAACGGAGAGGTCTCGGCCTCTATAGAGAGGCTCAGGAGGGCGGATCTCGACGTGCGGAAGCTCTACGGCGAGTACGTCCCGGGCGATTGGTCCTCCGAGAGCCTCGAGGCAGAGGCGATCGTCAAGCGGGAGCCTCTTGGGGTAGTCCTCGCGATCACTCCGTTCAACTACCCGCTCTTCGACGTGGTGAACAAGTTCGTGTACTCGGCCGTAGCCGGCAACGCCGTTCTGGTGAAGCCCGCCTCCTCCACGCCTCTCCCGGCGCTCATGTTCGCCAAGGTGGCCGAGGAGGCCGGGTTCCCCATGGAGGCGTTCTCGGTCCTGCCCATACCCGGTAAGGCCGCGGAGGAGCTGGCCAAGGACAGGAGGATAGCCGTCATCTCGCTGACCGGGAGCACGGAGACGGGCGAGAGGCTGATGAGGGCGGCCGGGATCAAGTCCTACATAATGGAGCTCGGCGGCGGCGACCCGGCGATAGTCCTCGACGACGCCGACCCCGCCTTCGCCGCAGACAGGATCGCGACGGGCATAATAAGCTACGCGGGCCAGAGGTGCGACTCCATAAAGCTGATCCTCGCCGAGCCGAAGATCTATGGGGAGTTGAAGGACCGGCTGGCCGAGAGGCTCAACGCAGTCAAGGTGGGGGACCCGAGGGATCCCGACGTCCAGATGGGCCCGCTAATCGACGTGGAGACGGCCGAGGAGTTCGAGAGGGCCGTGAAGGACGCCGTAGAGAAAGGCGGCGTCGTGCTCGCCGGCGGCAGGCGCAGGGACAACTACATCTGGCCTACGTTGATCGAGGCGCCGGCCGAGAGGCTGAGGGACATGTACCTCTACAACCACGAGGTCTTCGCAGCAGTCGCCTTGATAGCCGAAGTGAGGGACGTGGACCACGCCATAGCTCTCGCCAACGGGCGTAGGTACGGCCTCGACGCGGCGATATTCGGGAACGACATCGTCAAGATAAGGAAGGCCATAAGGCTCCTCGAGGTGGGCAATATCTACGTCAACGACTACCCGAGACACGGCATCGGCTACTTCCCGTTCGGCGGCAGGAAGGACTCCGGAATTGGGAGGGAGGGGATAGGGTACCCCATAGAGTACGTCACGGCCTACAAGACTGTGGTGTACAACTATAGGGGGAGGGGCGTCTGGGAATACCTGTAG